The following proteins come from a genomic window of Flavobacterium crocinum:
- the rplL gene encoding 50S ribosomal protein L7/L12, giving the protein MADLKQFAEQLVNLTVKEVNELATILKDEYGIEPAAAAVVVAAGGGDGAAEEAQTEFTVVLKDAGASKLAVVKLVKELTGLGLKEAKDVVDGAPSNVKEGVSKEEAEGLKKSLEEAGATVELK; this is encoded by the coding sequence ATGGCAGATTTGAAACAATTCGCAGAACAATTAGTTAACTTAACAGTTAAAGAAGTTAACGAATTAGCAACAATATTAAAAGACGAGTATGGTATCGAGCCTGCTGCTGCAGCTGTAGTAGTTGCTGCTGGTGGTGGAGACGGTGCTGCTGAAGAAGCACAAACTGAATTTACAGTTGTATTGAAAGATGCAGGAGCTTCTAAATTAGCTGTTGTAAAATTAGTTAAAGAATTAACTGGTTTAGGTCTTAAAGAAGCTAAAGACGTAGTTGACGGTGCACCAAGCAACGTTAAAGAAGGTGTTTCTAAAGAAGAGGCTGAAGGTCTTAAAAAATCTTTAGAAGAGGCTGGAGCTACTGTTGAGCTTAAATAA
- the rpsU gene encoding 30S ribosomal protein S21: MLIIPIKDGENIDRALKRYKRKFDKTGTVRQLRARTAFIKPSVIKRAQIQKAAYIQGLKDSLES, encoded by the coding sequence ATGTTAATTATACCAATTAAAGACGGAGAAAATATCGATAGAGCATTAAAGCGCTATAAAAGAAAATTTGATAAAACAGGAACTGTTCGTCAATTAAGAGCACGTACTGCTTTTATTAAGCCTTCTGTTATCAAAAGAGCTCAAATTCAAAAAGCGGCTTACATTCAAGGTTTGAAAGATAGCTTAGAAAGTTAG
- a CDS encoding tyrosine-type recombinase/integrase — translation MKTNKEAFSDYLLLEKKYSTHTVGAYLNDIISFESFVKESFEQDGIDLVNYSQVRSWIVFLVDQNISNVSINRKMASLKAFYKFLLKSKQIELNPMLKHKSLKTPKVVQVPFSEKELKDLLHEVEAPVGFEEVRDKLIVEMFYVTGMRRAELIHLMIKNVDCSNNTIKVLGKRNKERIIPVLPIIADQIDLYIKERGGLEGLVDLDYFFVSKKGLKLSESFVYRLINSYFSRVSEKVKKSPHVLRHTFATHLLNNGADLNSVKELLGHSSLASTQVYTHNSLAELKKVYGGAHPRSK, via the coding sequence ATGAAAACGAATAAAGAAGCTTTTTCGGATTATCTTTTATTGGAAAAAAAATATTCTACCCATACTGTTGGTGCTTATTTAAATGATATAATATCTTTTGAGTCGTTTGTAAAAGAGTCTTTTGAGCAGGATGGTATTGATTTGGTGAATTATAGTCAGGTGAGGAGTTGGATTGTTTTTTTGGTGGATCAGAATATTTCTAATGTTTCGATTAATAGAAAAATGGCTTCGTTGAAAGCTTTTTATAAGTTTCTTTTAAAGTCAAAACAAATAGAGCTTAATCCGATGCTGAAGCATAAGTCTTTGAAAACGCCTAAAGTGGTTCAGGTTCCTTTTTCGGAAAAAGAACTAAAGGATTTGCTTCATGAGGTGGAGGCGCCTGTGGGTTTTGAGGAAGTTCGGGATAAGCTTATTGTGGAGATGTTTTATGTTACCGGGATGCGTCGTGCGGAGTTGATTCATTTAATGATTAAAAATGTTGATTGTTCTAATAATACAATTAAAGTATTAGGGAAAAGAAATAAGGAGCGAATTATTCCTGTTTTGCCAATTATTGCTGATCAAATTGATTTGTATATAAAGGAACGGGGAGGTTTGGAGGGTTTGGTTGATTTGGACTATTTTTTTGTTTCAAAAAAAGGATTAAAATTGAGCGAATCTTTTGTTTATCGTTTAATAAATTCATACTTTAGTAGGGTCTCAGAAAAGGTAAAGAAAAGTCCGCATGTGCTTCGTCATACTTTTGCAACTCACCTTTTAAACAATGGGGCAGATTTGAATTCAGTTAAGGAATTGCTAGGGCATTCTAGTTTGGCGTCTACACAGGTTTATACTCATAATAGTCTTGCGGAGCTTAAAAAAGTATATGGAGGTGCGCATCCAAGAAGTAAATAG
- the nusG gene encoding transcription termination/antitermination protein NusG has product MADNNVKKWYVVRAVSGQENKVKAYIETEIARLGMEDYVSQVLVPTEKVVTVKDGKKSSKDKVYFPGYVMIEANLVGEIPHIIKSITSVIGFLGETKGGEPVPLRLSEVNRMLGKVDELAVNTDTRSIPFSVGETVKVIDGPFNGFNGSVEKINEEKRKLEVMVKIFGRKTPLELSFMQVEKV; this is encoded by the coding sequence ATGGCAGATAATAATGTGAAAAAATGGTACGTAGTTAGAGCGGTTAGCGGTCAGGAGAATAAAGTGAAAGCTTATATTGAGACTGAGATTGCGAGATTAGGTATGGAGGATTATGTTTCTCAGGTTTTAGTTCCTACTGAAAAAGTAGTTACTGTAAAAGATGGGAAAAAATCATCTAAGGATAAAGTATATTTTCCTGGATATGTTATGATCGAAGCTAACTTAGTTGGTGAGATTCCTCATATTATTAAGTCTATTACTAGTGTTATTGGATTTTTAGGAGAGACTAAAGGCGGAGAACCTGTTCCTTTAAGACTTTCTGAAGTAAACCGTATGTTAGGTAAAGTGGATGAACTAGCTGTAAATACAGATACACGTTCTATTCCATTTAGTGTTGGGGAAACGGTTAAGGTTATTGATGGACCTTTCAACGGATTTAATGGATCTGTTGAGAAAATCAATGAAGAGAAGCGTAAACTTGAAGTAATGGTTAAGATTTTCGGAAGAAAAACTCCGTTAGAATTGAGTTTTATGCAAGTAGAAAAAGTATAA
- the hpf gene encoding ribosome hibernation-promoting factor, HPF/YfiA family: MKVDVHAVNFTVDRKLVDFIQERMGKLEKYYDRVVSSDVFLKVERTSDKENKVVEIKINVPGDDFLVKKQCKTFEEAVELSAESLERLLVKRKEKIRAHI, from the coding sequence ATGAAGGTAGATGTTCATGCAGTTAATTTTACTGTCGACAGAAAATTGGTCGATTTTATCCAGGAAAGAATGGGTAAGCTAGAAAAATACTACGATCGAGTGGTTTCATCAGATGTTTTTTTAAAAGTTGAAAGAACAAGTGATAAGGAGAATAAGGTGGTGGAGATAAAAATTAATGTTCCTGGTGATGATTTTTTGGTAAAAAAACAGTGTAAAACATTTGAAGAGGCGGTTGAGCTTTCGGCTGAATCGTTAGAACGTTTGCTTGTAAAAAGGAAAGAAAAAATAAGAGCGCATATTTAA
- the tuf gene encoding elongation factor Tu, with product MAKENFNRSKPHLNIGTIGHVDHGKTTLTAAITKVLSDAGYCQAKSFDQIDNAPEEKERGITINTSHVEYETANRHYAHVDCPGHADYVKNMVTGAAQMDGAILVVAATDGPMPQTREHILLGRQVGIPRIVVFMNKVDMVDDAELLELVEMEIRDLLSFYEYDGDNGPVVQGSALGGLNNDPNWVPKIIELMEAVDNWIEEPVRDVAKPFLMPVEDVFTITGRGTVATGRIETGVANTGDPVEIIGMGAEKLTSTITGVEMFRKILDRGEAGDNVGLLLRGIDKADIKRGMVIIKPGSVKPHAKFKAEVYILKKEEGGRHTPFHNNYRPQFYVRTTDVTGVITLPAGVEMVMPGDNLTIEVALLSPIAMNVGLRFAIREGGRTVGAGQVTEIVE from the coding sequence ATGGCAAAGGAGAATTTTAATCGTTCCAAACCGCACTTAAACATAGGTACAATTGGACACGTAGATCACGGAAAAACTACATTAACTGCTGCAATCACTAAAGTATTGTCAGATGCTGGTTACTGTCAAGCAAAATCGTTTGATCAAATCGATAACGCTCCAGAGGAGAAAGAAAGAGGTATTACTATTAATACATCTCACGTAGAGTACGAAACAGCTAACCGTCACTACGCTCACGTTGACTGTCCAGGTCACGCGGATTACGTAAAGAACATGGTTACTGGAGCTGCTCAAATGGACGGAGCTATCTTAGTAGTTGCTGCTACAGATGGTCCAATGCCACAAACTCGTGAGCACATCCTTTTAGGGCGTCAGGTTGGTATTCCAAGAATCGTTGTTTTCATGAACAAAGTGGATATGGTTGATGATGCTGAGTTATTAGAGCTTGTTGAGATGGAAATTAGAGATTTATTATCTTTCTACGAGTACGATGGAGATAATGGTCCTGTAGTTCAAGGTTCTGCTTTAGGAGGATTAAACAATGATCCAAACTGGGTACCTAAAATTATCGAATTAATGGAAGCTGTTGACAACTGGATCGAAGAGCCAGTACGTGACGTTGCTAAACCATTCTTGATGCCAGTTGAGGACGTATTTACAATTACAGGTCGTGGAACTGTTGCTACAGGTCGTATCGAAACTGGAGTTGCTAACACTGGAGATCCTGTTGAAATCATTGGTATGGGAGCTGAGAAATTAACTTCTACTATCACTGGAGTTGAGATGTTCCGTAAAATCCTTGACAGAGGTGAAGCTGGAGATAACGTAGGTTTATTGTTAAGAGGTATTGATAAAGCTGATATCAAAAGAGGTATGGTTATTATTAAGCCAGGTTCAGTAAAACCACACGCTAAATTCAAAGCTGAGGTTTATATCTTGAAAAAAGAAGAAGGTGGACGTCACACTCCATTCCACAATAACTACCGTCCACAGTTCTACGTACGTACAACTGACGTAACAGGAGTTATTACTTTACCAGCAGGTGTAGAGATGGTAATGCCAGGTGATAACTTAACTATTGAAGTTGCTTTATTAAGCCCAATCGCTATGAACGTAGGTTTACGTTTCGCTATCCGTGAAGGTGGTAGAACAGTTGGTGCTGGTCAGGTTACTGAAATCGTAGAGTAA
- the rplK gene encoding 50S ribosomal protein L11 produces MAKEISKVVKLQVKGGAANPSPPVGPALGAAGVNIMEFCKQFNARTQDKPGKICPVQITVYKDKSFDFVVKTPPAAVQLMEAAKLKSGSGEPNRKKVASVTWEQIRTIAEDKMPDLNAFTIEKAMSMVAGTARSMGITVSGDAPF; encoded by the coding sequence ATGGCTAAAGAAATTAGTAAGGTAGTTAAACTACAAGTTAAGGGAGGTGCTGCGAACCCGTCGCCACCGGTTGGACCTGCTTTAGGAGCTGCTGGGGTTAACATCATGGAGTTCTGTAAGCAATTTAATGCTAGAACTCAGGATAAACCTGGCAAAATTTGTCCAGTGCAAATCACTGTGTACAAAGACAAATCATTTGATTTTGTTGTTAAGACTCCTCCAGCAGCAGTTCAGTTAATGGAAGCTGCAAAGCTAAAATCTGGTTCTGGTGAGCCTAATCGTAAAAAAGTAGCTAGCGTTACTTGGGAACAAATTAGAACTATTGCTGAAGACAAAATGCCAGACTTAAACGCTTTCACAATTGAGAAAGCTATGAGTATGGTTGCTGGAACAGCTAGATCTATGGGTATAACTGTATCAGGAGATGCTCCTTTTTAA
- the rplA gene encoding 50S ribosomal protein L1: protein MAKLTKKQKEAASKIEKNKLYSLKDAAALIKVVASAKFDESVDIAVRLGVDPRKANQMVRGVVTLPHGTGKDVKVLALVTPDKEAEAREAGADHVGLDDYLQKIKDGWTDVDVIITMPAVMGKLGPLGRILGPRGLMPNPKTGTVTMDVAKAVQEVKAGKIDFKVDKTGIVHAGIGKVSFGAEQIVDNAHEIIQTLIKLKPTAAKGTYIKGIHLTSTMSPAIALDPKAV, encoded by the coding sequence ATGGCAAAATTAACAAAAAAGCAAAAAGAGGCTGCTTCAAAAATTGAAAAGAACAAATTATACTCTTTAAAAGATGCTGCTGCATTAATTAAAGTTGTTGCTTCTGCAAAATTTGATGAGTCTGTTGATATCGCAGTTCGTTTGGGTGTTGATCCAAGAAAAGCGAATCAAATGGTTAGAGGTGTAGTTACTTTACCTCACGGAACAGGAAAAGACGTTAAAGTATTAGCATTGGTTACTCCAGACAAAGAAGCTGAAGCAAGAGAAGCTGGAGCAGATCACGTTGGTCTTGACGATTACTTACAAAAAATTAAAGACGGTTGGACAGATGTTGATGTGATCATTACTATGCCTGCTGTTATGGGTAAATTAGGTCCATTAGGTCGTATTTTAGGGCCTAGAGGTTTAATGCCAAACCCTAAAACAGGTACTGTAACTATGGATGTTGCTAAAGCTGTTCAAGAAGTTAAAGCTGGTAAAATTGACTTTAAAGTTGATAAAACTGGTATCGTACACGCAGGAATCGGTAAAGTTTCTTTTGGAGCTGAGCAGATTGTTGACAACGCACACGAAATTATTCAAACATTAATAAAACTTAAACCAACTGCTGCTAAAGGTACATACATTAAAGGTATTCACCTTACAAGCACAATGAGTCCTGCTATCGCATTAGACCCAAAAGCAGTATAA
- the rpoB gene encoding DNA-directed RNA polymerase subunit beta has product MITNQTERLNFASTKNIPDYPDFLDVQVKSFKDFFQLETKSDERGNEGLYNTFMENFPITDTRNNFVLEFLDYFVDPPRYTIQECIERGLTYSVPLKARLKLYCTDPEHEDFETIVQDVYLGTIPYMTPSGTFVINGAERVVVSQLHRSPGVFFGQSFHANGTKLYSARVIPFKGSWIEFSTDINSVMYAYIDRKKKLPVTTLFRAIGFERDKDILEIFDLAEEIKVSKTGIKKYIGRRLAARVLNTWHEDFVDEDTGEVVSIERNEIILDRDTIIDKDNVEEIIDSNVKSILLHKEDNNQADYAIIHNTLQKDPTNSEKEAVEHIYRQLRNAEPPDEETARGIIDKLFFSDQRYNLGEVGRYRMNKKLDLDIPMDKQVLTKEDIITIVKYLIELINSKAEIDDIDHLSNRRVRTVGEQLSQQFGVGLARMARTIRERMNVRDNEVFTPIDLINAKTLSSVINSFFGTNQLSQFMDQTNPLAEITHKRRLSALGPGGLSRERAGFEVRDVHYTHYGRLCPIETPEGPNIGLISSLGVYAKVNGMGFIETPYRKVTNGVVDLESTPVYLSAEEEEGKMIAQANIEMDASGKITASNVIAREEGDFPVVEPSVVHYTDVAPNQIASISASLIPFLEHDDANRALMGSNMMRQAVPLIRPEAPIVGTGLERQVASDSRVLINAEGHGTVEYVDANIITIKYDRTEDERMVSFDADEKTYNLIKFRKTNQGTSINLKPIVRRGDRVVPGQVLSEGYATQNGELALGRNLKVAFMPWKGYNFEDAIVISEKVVRDDIFTSIHVDDYSLEVRDTKLGNEELTNDIPNVSEEATKDLDENGMIRIGAEVKPGDILIGKITPKGESDPTPEEKLLRAIFGDKAGDVKDASLKASPSLHGVVLDKKLFARAVKDKRKRTQDKDALGALEMEFETKFVELKDRLVEKLFLIVNGKTSQGVMNDLGEEVLPKGKKYTQKMLYAVEDFAHLSKGQWVADDATNKMVNDLIHNYKIKLNDLQGALRREKFTITVGDELPSGILKLAKIYIAKKRKLKVGDKMAGRHGNKGIVARIVRHEDMPFLEDGTPVDIVLNPLGVPSRMNIGQIYETVLGWAGMNLGRKFATPIFDGASLDEINALTDEANVPRFGHTYLYDGGTGERFAQKATVGVIYMLKLGHMVDDKMHARSIGPYSLITQQPLGGKAQFGGQRFGEMEVWALEAYGASSTLREILTVKSDDVIGRAKTYEAIVKGETMPEPGLPESFNVLMHELKGLGLDLRLEE; this is encoded by the coding sequence ATGATAACAAATCAGACTGAAAGATTGAATTTTGCCTCTACAAAAAATATCCCTGACTATCCGGATTTCTTGGATGTTCAGGTTAAATCTTTTAAAGATTTCTTTCAATTAGAAACGAAATCTGACGAAAGAGGCAACGAAGGGTTATACAATACCTTCATGGAAAACTTCCCAATTACAGATACAAGAAACAACTTTGTATTGGAATTCCTGGATTATTTTGTTGACCCACCACGTTATACAATTCAAGAATGTATAGAGAGAGGTCTTACTTATAGTGTGCCTTTAAAAGCCAGGTTAAAACTATACTGTACAGATCCAGAACACGAAGATTTTGAAACTATTGTACAAGATGTTTATCTTGGAACAATTCCTTACATGACTCCTAGTGGTACTTTTGTTATTAATGGTGCCGAGCGTGTTGTAGTATCTCAATTACACCGTTCTCCAGGGGTTTTCTTTGGACAGTCATTCCACGCAAATGGAACTAAACTTTACTCTGCAAGAGTTATTCCTTTTAAAGGATCTTGGATAGAGTTCTCTACTGATATCAACAGCGTAATGTACGCGTATATCGATAGAAAGAAAAAATTACCTGTAACTACTTTATTCCGTGCTATCGGTTTCGAAAGAGATAAGGATATCCTTGAAATTTTCGACTTAGCTGAAGAAATTAAAGTTTCTAAAACTGGTATTAAGAAATATATTGGAAGAAGACTTGCTGCGCGTGTATTGAATACATGGCATGAGGATTTCGTAGATGAGGATACAGGAGAGGTAGTTTCTATCGAACGTAACGAAATTATCCTTGATCGTGATACTATTATCGACAAAGATAATGTTGAAGAAATCATTGATTCTAATGTAAAATCTATTTTGTTACACAAAGAGGATAATAACCAAGCAGATTATGCTATTATCCACAACACGTTACAAAAAGACCCTACAAACTCTGAAAAAGAAGCTGTAGAGCACATTTACCGTCAGTTGCGTAACGCTGAACCGCCTGATGAGGAAACTGCTCGTGGTATTATAGATAAATTGTTCTTCTCTGATCAACGTTATAACTTAGGTGAAGTTGGTCGTTACAGAATGAACAAAAAATTAGATTTAGATATCCCTATGGATAAGCAAGTGCTTACGAAAGAGGATATCATTACAATCGTTAAATATTTGATCGAGTTGATCAACTCTAAAGCAGAGATTGATGATATCGATCACTTATCAAACCGTCGTGTTAGAACAGTTGGTGAACAATTGTCTCAACAATTCGGTGTTGGTTTAGCACGTATGGCTAGAACTATTCGTGAGAGAATGAACGTTAGAGATAACGAGGTGTTTACACCAATTGATTTGATTAATGCTAAAACATTATCATCAGTTATCAACTCTTTCTTTGGTACTAACCAGTTATCTCAATTTATGGATCAAACGAATCCATTAGCTGAGATTACGCACAAAAGAAGACTTTCTGCACTTGGACCTGGTGGACTTTCGAGAGAGAGAGCTGGTTTCGAGGTTCGTGACGTTCACTATACTCACTATGGTCGTTTATGTCCGATTGAAACTCCAGAGGGACCAAACATTGGATTGATTTCATCTCTTGGTGTTTATGCAAAAGTAAACGGAATGGGATTCATCGAAACTCCATACCGTAAAGTAACAAATGGTGTAGTTGATTTAGAAAGTACTCCAGTTTACTTAAGTGCTGAAGAAGAAGAAGGTAAAATGATTGCTCAGGCAAACATTGAAATGGACGCTTCTGGTAAAATTACGGCTAGCAATGTTATTGCTCGTGAGGAAGGTGACTTCCCAGTTGTTGAGCCATCAGTAGTTCATTATACAGACGTTGCTCCTAACCAGATCGCTTCGATTTCTGCATCTTTGATTCCTTTCTTGGAGCATGATGATGCGAACCGTGCGTTGATGGGATCAAACATGATGCGTCAGGCAGTTCCTTTGATCCGTCCTGAAGCACCGATTGTTGGTACAGGTTTAGAGCGTCAGGTAGCTTCAGATTCAAGAGTATTGATCAATGCTGAAGGGCATGGAACTGTTGAATACGTAGATGCTAACATCATTACTATTAAATACGATCGTACTGAAGACGAGAGAATGGTTAGTTTTGATGCTGATGAGAAAACGTACAACCTTATTAAATTTAGAAAAACCAATCAAGGTACAAGTATCAACTTGAAACCAATCGTAAGAAGAGGTGACAGAGTTGTTCCTGGCCAAGTATTGTCTGAAGGATATGCTACTCAAAATGGAGAATTAGCTTTAGGTAGAAACTTAAAAGTTGCGTTCATGCCATGGAAAGGGTACAACTTCGAGGATGCGATTGTAATTTCTGAAAAAGTAGTTCGTGATGATATTTTTACTTCTATCCACGTTGATGATTATTCATTAGAGGTTAGAGATACTAAGTTAGGAAACGAAGAGTTAACAAACGATATTCCTAACGTTTCTGAAGAAGCTACTAAAGATTTAGATGAAAACGGTATGATTAGAATTGGAGCAGAGGTTAAACCTGGCGACATTTTGATCGGAAAAATTACACCAAAAGGAGAATCAGATCCAACTCCAGAAGAGAAATTGCTTCGTGCAATCTTCGGGGATAAAGCAGGTGATGTAAAAGATGCTTCATTAAAAGCTTCTCCATCTTTACATGGTGTAGTTCTTGACAAAAAATTATTTGCAAGAGCCGTAAAAGATAAACGTAAACGTACTCAGGATAAAGATGCTTTAGGCGCTTTAGAAATGGAATTCGAAACTAAATTTGTCGAATTAAAAGACAGATTGGTTGAAAAATTATTCTTGATCGTTAACGGAAAAACATCTCAAGGTGTAATGAACGATTTGGGTGAAGAAGTTTTACCAAAAGGTAAAAAATATACTCAAAAAATGCTTTACGCAGTAGAAGATTTTGCTCACTTAAGTAAAGGTCAGTGGGTTGCTGATGACGCTACAAATAAAATGGTTAATGATTTAATTCATAACTATAAAATTAAGCTGAACGACTTACAAGGAGCTTTAAGAAGAGAGAAATTCACTATTACAGTTGGAGATGAATTACCATCTGGAATCTTGAAATTGGCTAAAATCTATATCGCTAAAAAACGTAAGTTAAAAGTTGGTGATAAAATGGCGGGACGTCACGGTAACAAAGGTATTGTTGCTAGAATCGTTCGTCACGAAGATATGCCTTTCTTAGAAGATGGAACACCAGTAGATATCGTATTGAATCCACTTGGGGTACCTTCACGTATGAACATTGGTCAGATTTATGAAACTGTTCTTGGATGGGCTGGTATGAACTTGGGTAGAAAATTTGCTACTCCAATTTTCGACGGTGCTTCTCTAGACGAAATCAATGCTTTGACTGATGAAGCTAATGTACCACGTTTCGGACATACCTATCTTTATGATGGTGGAACTGGAGAGCGTTTTGCACAAAAAGCAACTGTGGGTGTAATTTACATGCTTAAATTAGGACACATGGTTGATGATAAGATGCACGCACGTTCTATCGGACCATACTCATTGATTACGCAACAGCCACTTGGAGGTAAGGCTCAATTTGGAGGTCAGCGTTTTGGAGAGATGGAGGTTTGGGCACTTGAGGCTTATGGAGCTTCTAGTACGTTACGTGAAATCTTAACTGTTAAGTCTGATGACGTTATTGGTAGAGCTAAAACTTACGAGGCTATCGTTAAGGGTGAGACTATGCCGGAACCAGGTTTACCAGAATCATTCAACGTATTAATGCACGAATTGAAAGGTCTAGGTTTAGATCTTCGTTTGGAAGAATAA
- the rplJ gene encoding 50S ribosomal protein L10, which produces MTREEKSIAIENLTAQLAGTNIIYISDISGLNAETTSNLRRACFKAGIKLEVVKNTLLAKAMEASDNDYGDLPTVLSGNSAIFISDVANAPGKIIKDFRKKSDKPVLKGAYINSEVYIGDNQLDALATIKSKEELIGEIIGLLQSPAQRIISALQNKFAGSEEEGAE; this is translated from the coding sequence ATGACTAGAGAAGAAAAATCAATCGCGATTGAAAATTTAACTGCGCAGTTAGCTGGTACAAATATCATTTACATTTCTGATATTTCTGGTTTAAACGCAGAGACAACTTCAAACTTACGTAGAGCTTGTTTCAAAGCAGGTATCAAATTAGAAGTTGTAAAGAACACTTTGCTTGCAAAAGCAATGGAAGCTTCTGATAATGATTATGGTGATTTACCTACAGTTTTATCAGGTAACAGTGCTATCTTTATTTCTGATGTTGCTAACGCACCTGGAAAAATCATCAAAGATTTCCGTAAGAAATCTGATAAACCAGTTTTAAAAGGAGCTTACATCAATTCTGAAGTATACATTGGGGATAACCAATTAGATGCATTAGCTACAATTAAATCTAAAGAAGAGCTTATCGGAGAAATCATTGGATTATTACAATCTCCAGCTCAAAGAATTATTTCTGCTTTACAAAACAAATTCGCAGGTAGCGAAGAAGAAGGAGCAGAGTAA
- the secE gene encoding preprotein translocase subunit SecE — MTKVTNYLSEAFEELKSNVTWPAWAEVQKLTIVVAVFSILFALATWGVDEFFAKALAGFFNWLKG, encoded by the coding sequence ATGACAAAAGTTACTAATTATTTATCAGAGGCTTTCGAAGAGTTAAAGTCAAATGTTACTTGGCCAGCTTGGGCTGAAGTACAGAAATTGACAATTGTTGTGGCTGTATTTTCGATCTTATTCGCTTTGGCAACTTGGGGAGTAGACGAATTTTTTGCAAAAGCTTTGGCTGGATTTTTTAACTGGTTAAAAGGATAA